The Sphingomonas sinipercae genome contains a region encoding:
- the queE gene encoding 7-carboxy-7-deazaguanine synthase gives MAYSVKEIFKTLQGEGRHAGRPAVFCRFSGCNLWSGREQDRASAACTFCDTDFVGTDGDNGGKFADAAALADAVARIWGEARDRRFVVLTGGEPLLQVNPALIDALHVRGFEIAMESNGTLGALPGIDWLCISPKAGAPLMQRSGDELKLVYPQPALPPESVADLPFREYWLQPMDGPDRAANTAAAVDYCLANPQWRLSLQTHKLIGIP, from the coding sequence GTGGCCTACTCAGTCAAAGAAATCTTCAAGACGCTCCAGGGCGAAGGACGGCACGCGGGCCGCCCGGCGGTATTCTGCCGCTTTTCCGGCTGCAACCTGTGGTCTGGGCGCGAACAGGACCGGGCCAGCGCGGCCTGCACCTTTTGCGATACCGATTTCGTCGGCACCGATGGCGACAATGGCGGCAAATTCGCCGACGCGGCGGCCCTTGCGGATGCCGTTGCAAGGATCTGGGGGGAGGCACGCGACCGGCGCTTCGTGGTGCTGACCGGCGGGGAACCGCTGCTGCAGGTCAACCCCGCGCTGATCGATGCGTTGCACGTGCGCGGGTTTGAAATCGCGATGGAGAGCAACGGCACGCTCGGCGCGCTTCCCGGCATCGACTGGCTGTGCATCAGCCCCAAGGCCGGAGCGCCGCTGATGCAGCGCAGCGGCGACGAGCTCAAGCTGGTCTACCCCCAACCCGCACTTCCGCCCGAAAGCGTCGCCGATCTTCCTTTCCGCGAATATTGGCTGCAGCCGATGGACGGCCCCGATCGCGCCGCGAACACCGCCGCAGCGGTGGACTATTGCCTTGCCAATCCGCAATGGCGCCTGAGCCTGCAAACCCACAAACTAATCGGGATTCCGTGA
- a CDS encoding 6-pyruvoyl trahydropterin synthase family protein, whose translation MHELCKIFRFDAAHTLRREVDAEPSRRIHGHSYRAEVAVRGTPDPASGMLIDLGLLDRALATLHDRLDHHFLDEVADLGPATLENLARWIWDRLAPDFPGLARVTVLRDSSGDSCSYFGA comes from the coding sequence ATGCACGAGCTGTGCAAAATCTTCCGCTTCGATGCGGCCCACACGCTTCGGCGGGAGGTCGATGCCGAGCCGAGCCGACGGATTCACGGCCATTCCTACCGCGCCGAGGTAGCGGTGCGCGGAACCCCGGATCCAGCGAGCGGGATGCTGATCGACCTTGGACTGCTCGACCGTGCCCTGGCGACGCTGCACGACCGGCTCGACCACCATTTCCTCGATGAGGTCGCCGACCTCGGCCCAGCGACGCTGGAAAATCTGGCGCGGTGGATTTGGGACCGGCTCGCCCCCGATTTCCCCGGCCTCGCCCGGGTGACCGTGCTGCGCGACAGCAGCGGCGACAGCTGCAGCTACTTCGGGGCCTAG
- a CDS encoding L,D-transpeptidase family protein, which translates to MASCATTPAPKVPQAPLTPVAEKSPYRWSQGSAPEAYKAAAAKFGPLTLKPGEYKWVADLPKTGETKVVIDLLSQLFYVYRQDRLVGVSTISSGKKGKETQLGLWAVRTKKVKGFSRKYDNAPMPYMQMYDEKGLAFHAGKLPGYPASHGCVRLPLKFAQQLYGMTKIGTKVIIEG; encoded by the coding sequence TTGGCGAGTTGCGCCACGACGCCAGCGCCCAAGGTCCCCCAGGCGCCGCTGACGCCGGTCGCGGAGAAGTCTCCGTACCGCTGGAGCCAGGGTAGCGCGCCCGAAGCCTATAAGGCTGCGGCCGCCAAGTTCGGCCCGCTCACGCTCAAGCCGGGCGAATATAAATGGGTGGCGGACCTGCCCAAGACCGGCGAGACCAAGGTCGTCATCGACCTGCTTTCCCAGCTCTTCTACGTTTATCGCCAGGATCGGCTGGTCGGCGTGTCCACCATCTCCAGCGGGAAGAAGGGCAAGGAAACCCAGCTTGGCCTGTGGGCGGTGCGGACCAAGAAGGTGAAGGGCTTCAGCCGCAAATATGACAATGCGCCGATGCCTTACATGCAGATGTACGATGAAAAAGGGCTCGCCTTCCACGCCGGCAAGCTGCCCGGATATCCCGCCAGTCACGGCTGCGTCAGGCTGCCGCTGAAGTTCGCGCAGCAGCTCTATGGAATGACGAAGATCGGCACCAAGGTGATCATCGAGGGCTAG
- a CDS encoding HD-GYP domain-containing protein, which produces MYHQPLQGAVEKVRLSELVAAFSYALDLTEGQPAGHSVRCCWIGSQVGRALGLSPADRTDLYYALLLKDLGCSSNAARICELYEADDLAFKRGYKTVGTSLAASIRFVLSRTAVNAPWRERTAKVGRILRDGPRLAREMILSRCTRGADIAASLGFSEATCGGIYSLDEHWDGSGKPHGLEGQSVPLFARIALLAQVIDVFHSHAGPQAAIDEVRRRSGSWLDPELVTAVERLAAGPDFWTTLRSPLIEVYLVPFAPHEEARPVDDDFLDRIAEAFGQVIDAKSPFTAGHSQRVGDLADRIAAATGVPAERRRTLRRAALLHDIGKLGVSNAILDKPAALTGSEWDRMREHASHTREILGRIGALSDIADIAAAHHERLDGTGYPLGLEGVQIARDTRIITACDFFDALTAERPYRGAMPVAKALAIIEGEVGKAVDPECFEALRAIAPVSN; this is translated from the coding sequence TTGTACCACCAGCCACTGCAAGGCGCGGTCGAAAAGGTCCGCTTATCGGAGCTGGTTGCTGCGTTCAGCTACGCGCTCGACCTGACCGAGGGCCAACCGGCCGGGCACAGCGTCCGCTGCTGCTGGATCGGCAGCCAGGTCGGCCGCGCGCTCGGCCTTTCGCCGGCCGACCGCACCGACCTTTATTACGCGCTGCTGCTCAAGGACCTCGGCTGCAGCAGCAACGCGGCACGGATCTGCGAGCTTTATGAAGCCGACGACCTTGCCTTCAAGCGCGGTTACAAGACGGTTGGGACGAGCCTTGCGGCGAGCATCCGCTTCGTTCTTTCGCGCACCGCGGTGAACGCGCCTTGGCGCGAGCGCACGGCCAAGGTCGGGCGGATCCTTCGCGACGGGCCGCGGCTGGCGCGCGAGATGATCCTGTCGCGCTGCACCCGCGGCGCCGATATCGCCGCCTCGCTCGGCTTCTCGGAGGCCACCTGTGGCGGCATCTATTCGCTCGACGAACATTGGGACGGGTCGGGCAAGCCGCACGGGCTGGAAGGACAATCGGTCCCCTTGTTCGCGCGCATCGCGTTGCTGGCGCAGGTCATCGACGTCTTCCATTCGCATGCGGGCCCGCAGGCGGCCATTGACGAGGTTCGCCGCCGTTCCGGGTCGTGGCTGGACCCGGAACTGGTCACCGCTGTCGAACGGCTGGCGGCCGGTCCGGACTTCTGGACGACCCTTCGGTCGCCGCTGATCGAGGTCTATCTCGTTCCCTTCGCGCCCCACGAGGAGGCGCGGCCGGTCGACGACGACTTCCTCGATCGCATCGCGGAAGCCTTTGGGCAGGTGATCGACGCCAAAAGCCCGTTCACCGCCGGACATTCGCAGCGGGTCGGCGATCTGGCCGATCGCATCGCCGCCGCGACCGGCGTTCCGGCCGAGCGTCGTCGGACGCTTCGCCGGGCCGCCCTGCTGCACGACATCGGCAAGCTGGGCGTGTCCAACGCCATCCTCGACAAGCCGGCGGCGCTGACTGGGTCGGAGTGGGACCGGATGCGCGAACATGCTTCGCACACGCGTGAAATCCTCGGCCGCATCGGCGCGCTGTCCGACATCGCCGACATCGCCGCCGCCCACCACGAGCGTCTCGACGGAACCGGCTACCCGCTGGGACTGGAAGGTGTGCAGATCGCCCGCGACACGCGGATCATCACCGCCTGCGATTTCTTCGACGCGCTGACCGCGGAACGTCCGTACCGAGGCGCAATGCCGGTGGCCAAGGCGCTGGCCATCATTGAGGGCGAGGTTGGCAAGGCAGTCGACCCCGAATGCTTTGAAGCGTTGCGCGCGATCGCCCCCGTTTCCAATTAA
- the guaA gene encoding glutamine-hydrolyzing GMP synthase — MTIQPADSILIVDFGSQVTQLIARRVREAGVYCEIAPFNASEEAFERIRPRGVIFSGGPSSVMSKDSPRAPQAIFDSGLPLLGICYGQQTLHQQLGGSVVSSDQREFGRAFIDIVAPSALFDGLWQVGEKHQVWMSHGDRVETLAPGFEVVASSEGAPYAIATNEGQKRYSMMFHPEVVHTPDGGKLLANFARHICGCSGDWTMGAFRDAKIAEIRQQVGSGRVICGLSGGVDSAVAAVLIHEAIGEQLTCVFVDHGLMRANEAEQVVSLFRNSYNIPLVHVDAEHMFLSGLEGLTDPEAKRKFIGKTFIDVFEEEARKVGGADFLAQGTLYPDVIESVSFTGGPSVTIKSHHNVGGLPERMNMKLVEPLRELFKDEVRELGRELGLPEAFVGRHPFPGPGLAIRIPGEVTKERCDILRKADTIYLKEIRAAGLYDAIWQAFAVLLPVRTVGVMGDYRTYDSVCGLRAVTSVDGMTADVYPFDAAFLSRVATRIVNEVQGINRVVYDYTSKPPGTIEWE; from the coding sequence ATGACGATCCAGCCTGCAGACTCCATCCTCATCGTCGACTTCGGCAGCCAGGTGACCCAGCTGATCGCCCGGCGCGTCCGGGAGGCCGGCGTCTATTGCGAGATCGCCCCGTTCAACGCTTCGGAGGAAGCGTTCGAAAGGATTCGGCCCAGGGGCGTGATCTTTTCCGGCGGCCCTTCCTCGGTGATGTCGAAGGACAGCCCGCGCGCGCCGCAGGCAATCTTCGACAGCGGCCTGCCGCTCCTGGGCATCTGTTACGGGCAACAAACCTTGCACCAGCAGCTTGGCGGGAGCGTGGTCAGCTCCGACCAGCGCGAGTTCGGGCGCGCCTTCATTGATATCGTCGCCCCGTCGGCCCTGTTCGACGGGCTGTGGCAAGTTGGCGAAAAGCATCAGGTGTGGATGAGCCACGGCGACCGCGTCGAGACGCTTGCCCCTGGCTTCGAGGTGGTCGCGAGTTCGGAAGGCGCACCCTATGCGATCGCCACCAACGAGGGCCAGAAACGCTATTCGATGATGTTCCACCCGGAGGTGGTGCACACGCCGGACGGCGGCAAGCTGCTGGCCAATTTCGCGCGGCACATTTGCGGCTGCTCAGGCGACTGGACGATGGGCGCGTTCCGGGACGCCAAGATCGCCGAAATCCGCCAGCAGGTAGGATCCGGCAGGGTGATCTGCGGGCTTTCGGGCGGCGTCGACAGCGCCGTTGCCGCGGTGCTGATCCACGAAGCGATCGGTGAGCAACTGACCTGCGTCTTCGTCGATCACGGCCTGATGCGCGCGAACGAGGCCGAACAAGTCGTCTCGCTGTTCCGCAACAGCTACAACATCCCGCTCGTCCACGTGGACGCAGAGCACATGTTCCTCTCCGGCCTCGAAGGCCTCACCGACCCGGAGGCCAAGCGCAAGTTCATCGGCAAGACCTTCATCGACGTGTTCGAGGAGGAAGCGCGCAAGGTCGGCGGCGCCGACTTCCTGGCGCAAGGCACTCTGTATCCCGACGTCATCGAAAGCGTCAGCTTCACAGGCGGGCCAAGCGTGACGATCAAAAGCCACCACAACGTCGGCGGCCTGCCCGAGCGGATGAACATGAAGCTGGTCGAGCCGCTGCGCGAACTGTTCAAGGACGAGGTGCGCGAGCTTGGCCGCGAGCTTGGCCTGCCCGAAGCGTTCGTTGGCCGGCACCCGTTCCCGGGGCCGGGCCTCGCCATCCGCATTCCCGGCGAAGTGACTAAGGAACGTTGCGACATCCTGCGCAAGGCGGACACCATCTACCTCAAGGAAATCCGTGCTGCCGGGCTGTACGACGCGATCTGGCAGGCGTTCGCGGTGCTTCTGCCGGTGCGCACGGTTGGCGTGATGGGCGATTACCGCACCTACGACAGCGTCTGCGGCTTGCGGGCCGTGACCAGCGTCGATGGCATGACCGCCGACGTCTATCCGTTCGACGCCGCCTTCCTCAGCCGGGTCGCCACCCGCATCGTCAACGAAGTGCAGGGCATCAACCGCGTGGTGTACGACTATACGTCAAAGCCGCCCGGCACGATCGAATGGGAATGA
- a CDS encoding outer membrane protein: MYKYLLAATALALVSSPAAARDGMPYFGIEGGAIFGGNIKSDLVADVEGQTFTLNDAFTIDLDPAYDVDVIAGMDFGMVRGEVELSHKKLKVQDVSFSDAFFEIDPEDAEDLDLEGAQLELQEANGRVNSIMVNGLIDALNRGGNSLFVGGGVGYSNVKFGGEKDNAFSWQLLAGMRAAVSSNLDVGVKYRFFNAEDLRFGDVDEDGLAVNSNLRSHSILLSFIYNFGAAPLPVVPVAPVVVDTTPPPPATQTCPDGSVILATAMCPPPPPAVVPGERG; this comes from the coding sequence ATGTACAAGTATCTGCTTGCGGCCACTGCGCTCGCACTCGTGTCTTCGCCGGCCGCGGCCCGCGATGGCATGCCCTATTTCGGTATCGAAGGCGGCGCGATCTTCGGCGGTAACATCAAGTCCGATCTCGTCGCCGACGTCGAAGGCCAGACCTTCACGCTCAACGACGCCTTCACCATCGATCTCGATCCGGCCTATGACGTCGACGTCATCGCCGGCATGGATTTCGGCATGGTTCGCGGCGAAGTTGAACTGAGCCACAAGAAATTGAAGGTTCAGGACGTCTCGTTCAGCGACGCGTTCTTCGAAATCGACCCTGAAGATGCCGAGGACCTCGACCTTGAAGGTGCTCAGCTCGAGCTTCAGGAGGCCAATGGCCGAGTCAATTCGATCATGGTCAACGGCCTGATCGACGCCCTCAACCGCGGCGGCAACAGCCTGTTCGTCGGCGGCGGCGTTGGCTACTCGAACGTCAAGTTCGGCGGCGAAAAGGACAATGCCTTCTCGTGGCAGCTGCTCGCGGGCATGCGTGCCGCGGTCAGCAGCAATCTTGACGTTGGCGTTAAGTATCGCTTCTTCAACGCCGAGGACCTGCGCTTCGGCGACGTCGATGAAGACGGCCTGGCGGTTAACAGCAACCTGCGCAGCCACAGCATCCTGCTGAGCTTCATCTACAACTTCGGCGCAGCTCCGCTGCCCGTCGTCCCGGTTGCTCCGGTGGTCGTCGATACGACTCCGCCGCCGCCCGCCACGCAGACCTGCCCGGACGGCAGCGTCATCCTGGCGACCGCGATGTGCCCGCCTCCGCCGCCGGCGGTTGTTCCGGGCGAGCGCGGCTAA
- the rplQ gene encoding 50S ribosomal protein L17 has protein sequence MRHRVGHRKLQRTSSHRAALFRNMAAALIKHEQITTTTAKAKELRPYVEKLVTLAKRGGLSNRRLAQSRLMDDTQLKKLFDVIAPRYAVRDGGYIRIIKAGIRASDAAPIAIIEFVDRDVSAKGQDSGPVVAEDEFEAA, from the coding sequence ATGCGCCATCGTGTTGGCCATCGTAAGCTTCAGCGCACTTCCAGCCACCGTGCAGCCCTGTTCCGCAACATGGCGGCGGCGCTGATCAAGCACGAGCAGATCACCACCACGACCGCCAAGGCGAAGGAACTTCGCCCCTACGTCGAGAAGCTGGTGACCCTGGCGAAGCGCGGCGGCCTGTCGAATCGCCGGCTCGCCCAGTCGCGCCTGATGGACGACACGCAGTTGAAGAAGCTGTTCGACGTCATCGCCCCGCGTTACGCGGTGCGCGACGGCGGCTACATCCGCATCATCAAGGCCGGCATCCGCGCCTCCGACGCGGCGCCGATCGCGATCATCGAGTTCGTCGATCGCGACGTTTCCGCCAAGGGGCAGGACAGCGGCCCGGTGGTTGCTGAAGACGAGTTCGAAGCCGCCTAA
- a CDS encoding GreA/GreB family elongation factor yields MRINGFVDAAAKVRKPVAPVCAKAAADEENQAMSVAFRRDSDEEHLEPKFELPVPPGPNLVTQRGYDLLAAKTQELEAAVAAAGEETRGALQRELRYWRKRLASAQVAHAPTGDTVAFGARVSIEQHGAVRTLTIVGHDEAEPAAGLIGFASPLARALIGAEVDDEVALPGNSGPARVVAVEAP; encoded by the coding sequence ATGCGCATTAACGGATTCGTGGACGCGGCGGCCAAGGTGCGCAAGCCGGTCGCGCCCGTTTGTGCTAAAGCCGCCGCCGATGAGGAAAATCAAGCGATGAGCGTCGCCTTTCGCCGCGACAGCGACGAGGAGCATCTGGAGCCCAAGTTCGAGTTGCCGGTGCCGCCGGGACCGAACCTGGTGACCCAGCGGGGCTACGACTTGCTCGCCGCCAAGACCCAGGAGCTGGAGGCTGCGGTCGCGGCGGCGGGAGAGGAAACGCGCGGGGCGCTTCAGCGTGAGCTTCGGTACTGGCGCAAGCGTCTCGCCAGCGCGCAGGTCGCCCATGCCCCGACCGGTGACACAGTGGCCTTTGGGGCGCGGGTGAGCATTGAGCAGCACGGCGCGGTGCGCACGCTGACGATCGTCGGCCACGACGAAGCGGAACCGGCGGCAGGGCTGATCGGCTTCGCCTCGCCCCTCGCCAGAGCGCTGATCGGCGCCGAGGTTGACGACGAGGTGGCGTTGCCAGGCAATTCAGGCCCGGCACGCGTCGTCGCGGTCGAAGCGCCTTAA
- a CDS encoding tRNA (cytidine(34)-2'-O)-methyltransferase has translation MRIALYQPEIAGNVGAVLRLGACLGTAVDLIEPLGFAWDDRRVRRTAMDYIDHVSVARHPDFTAFRTAVGSSRLVLFTTKSRDSAYDFSFRPDDVLLFGKESAGVPAMVAEACDARLCLPLRPEVRSMNLATAAAIAVSEALRQTGGLPVDRATSGTVRP, from the coding sequence ATGCGCATCGCCCTGTATCAGCCGGAGATTGCCGGGAACGTCGGTGCTGTCCTGCGGCTCGGCGCATGTCTTGGCACGGCGGTCGACCTGATCGAACCGCTCGGTTTCGCGTGGGACGACCGGCGCGTGCGGCGTACCGCAATGGACTATATCGATCACGTCAGCGTCGCCCGCCATCCCGACTTCACGGCCTTTCGCACAGCCGTCGGATCGAGCCGCCTGGTCCTGTTCACGACCAAGAGCCGCGATTCAGCGTACGATTTCAGCTTCCGCCCCGACGACGTCCTGCTGTTCGGCAAGGAAAGCGCCGGCGTCCCAGCGATGGTCGCCGAGGCCTGCGACGCCCGCCTGTGCCTACCGCTGCGCCCTGAGGTACGCTCGATGAACCTGGCGACCGCGGCGGCCATCGCAGTAAGCGAAGCGCTTCGGCAGACCGGAGGGTTACCTGTCGACCGGGCTACGTCCGGAACGGTGCGGCCTTAG
- a CDS encoding VOC family protein — MEPPANKLDIAIGHVVLAVRDVEESARFYSKLGLHPCQTSAELAILELRGGTHLLLMRRKVGAKGRTAAPKSATQTIDLMISGRTRDELEACRDAAIGVGLDPTPIPPRSLFGHYIFHLRDPDGNDVAVATSHSTLNQ; from the coding sequence ATGGAGCCGCCGGCCAACAAGCTGGACATTGCGATCGGCCACGTTGTTCTCGCCGTTCGAGACGTCGAGGAAAGCGCTCGCTTTTACAGCAAACTCGGCCTCCATCCCTGCCAGACGAGCGCGGAGTTGGCGATCCTGGAACTTCGTGGAGGGACGCACCTGTTGCTGATGCGGCGGAAGGTGGGCGCGAAAGGCCGCACGGCAGCCCCAAAGTCCGCCACACAGACAATCGACCTGATGATCTCAGGACGCACGCGTGACGAGCTGGAAGCCTGCAGGGATGCCGCGATCGGTGTCGGGCTGGATCCGACGCCAATCCCACCGCGGAGCCTATTCGGCCACTATATATTCCATCTTCGCGACCCCGACGGAAACGATGTCGCCGTCGCAACCAGCCATTCCACTCTCAACCAGTAG
- a CDS encoding DNA-directed RNA polymerase subunit alpha, translating to MAVNAKNWQELKKPNALERKQAGGDARRRGVFVAEPLERGFGMTLGNSLRRVLLSSLQGAAVTSIKIEGVLHEFSSLTGVREDVTDIVLNVKQIALRMEGEGPKRLQLSATGPTEVTAGMISTSGDIEVTNPDLVICHLDEGATLNMELTADIGKGYVAAAANRPADAPIGLIPVDALYSPVRQVAYKVENTRVGQELDYDKLTLTIETDGTVSPEDALGYAARILQDQLQLFVHFDDSQVRTAAPSMIGTAVPMAADTPTDTNQLNRYLLKKVDELELSVRSANCLKNDNIIYIGDLVQKTEAEMLRTPNFGRKSLNEIKEVLASMGLRLGMDIPGWPPENIEEMAKKLEQEMLG from the coding sequence ATGGCCGTCAACGCGAAGAACTGGCAGGAACTCAAGAAGCCGAACGCGCTGGAGCGCAAGCAGGCCGGCGGCGATGCCCGCCGCCGCGGCGTGTTCGTCGCCGAACCGCTCGAGCGCGGCTTTGGCATGACGCTCGGCAACTCGCTGCGCCGCGTGCTGTTGAGCTCGCTCCAGGGCGCCGCCGTCACCTCGATCAAGATCGAAGGCGTGCTCCACGAATTCTCGTCCCTCACCGGCGTTCGTGAGGACGTCACCGACATCGTCCTGAACGTGAAGCAGATCGCGCTGCGCATGGAAGGCGAAGGCCCCAAGCGGCTGCAGCTTTCGGCGACCGGCCCGACCGAAGTCACCGCCGGCATGATCTCGACCAGCGGCGACATCGAAGTCACCAACCCCGACCTCGTCATCTGCCACCTCGACGAGGGCGCGACGCTCAACATGGAGCTGACCGCCGACATCGGTAAGGGCTATGTCGCCGCCGCCGCCAACCGCCCGGCCGACGCGCCGATCGGCCTGATCCCGGTCGACGCGCTGTACAGCCCGGTCCGCCAGGTCGCCTACAAGGTGGAAAACACCCGCGTCGGCCAGGAACTGGACTATGACAAGCTGACACTGACCATCGAGACCGACGGCACGGTGAGCCCGGAAGACGCGCTCGGCTACGCCGCGCGGATCCTCCAGGACCAGCTGCAGCTGTTCGTCCACTTCGACGACAGCCAGGTTCGCACCGCTGCGCCGTCGATGATCGGCACCGCAGTGCCGATGGCCGCGGACACGCCGACCGACACCAACCAGCTCAACCGCTACCTCCTCAAGAAGGTCGACGAGCTGGAACTGTCGGTGCGCAGCGCCAACTGCCTGAAGAACGACAACATCATCTACATCGGCGACCTGGTGCAGAAGACGGAAGCGGAAATGCTCCGCACCCCGAACTTCGGCCGCAAGTCGTTGAACGAGATCAAGGAAGTGCTCGCCAGCATGGGCCTTCGCCTCGGCATGGATATCCCCGGATGGCCGCCCGAGAACATCGAAGAGATGGCGAAGAAGCTCGAGCAGGAAATGCTCGGCTAA
- the rpsK gene encoding 30S ribosomal protein S11, with protein sequence MAQPAQRLRRRERKNITAGVAHVNASFNNTMITITDAQGNAIAWSSAGTMGFKGSRKSTPYAAQVAAEDAGKKAAEHGVRTLEVEVKGPGSGRESALRALQAVGFTITSIRDVTPIPHNGVRPSKRRRV encoded by the coding sequence ATGGCTCAACCAGCCCAGCGCCTTCGCCGCCGCGAGCGCAAGAACATCACCGCCGGCGTCGCCCACGTGAACGCCAGCTTCAACAACACGATGATCACCATCACCGATGCGCAGGGCAATGCGATTGCCTGGTCGAGCGCCGGGACGATGGGCTTTAAAGGCAGCCGCAAGTCGACTCCTTACGCGGCGCAGGTCGCCGCCGAGGACGCAGGCAAGAAGGCCGCCGAACATGGCGTCCGCACGCTGGAAGTCGAAGTGAAGGGCCCTGGCTCGGGCCGCGAAAGCGCGCTCCGCGCGTTGCAGGCCGTGGGGTTCACCATCACTTCGATCCGCGACGTCACGCCGATCCCGCACAACGGCGTTCGCCCGTCGAAGCGTCGCCGGGTCTAA
- the rpsM gene encoding 30S ribosomal protein S13 yields the protein MARIAGVNIPSNKRVEIALTYIHGIGRTTAKQIADKLKIAPERRVQDLTDQEVLHLREAIDANHTVEGDLRRETAMNIKRLMDLACYRGLRHRRGLPVRGQRTHTNARTRKGKAKPIAGKKK from the coding sequence ATGGCACGTATCGCCGGCGTCAATATCCCGTCGAACAAGCGCGTCGAAATCGCGCTGACCTACATCCACGGCATCGGGCGGACGACCGCCAAGCAGATTGCCGACAAGCTGAAGATCGCTCCCGAACGGCGGGTCCAGGACCTGACCGATCAGGAAGTTCTGCACTTGCGCGAAGCGATCGACGCCAACCACACGGTGGAAGGCGACCTTCGCCGCGAAACGGCGATGAACATCAAGCGGCTGATGGACCTGGCCTGCTATCGCGGGCTTCGTCACCGTCGCGGCTTGCCGGTCCGCGGGCAGCGCACGCACACCAATGCGCGCACTCGCAAGGGCAAGGCAAAGCCGATCGCGGGCAAAAAGAAGTAA
- a CDS encoding bifunctional riboflavin kinase/FAD synthetase — MQRLTSSQPIPQALRGSILALGNFDGFHLGHQAVVNRAIARGFHERRPVVVATFDPHPVRFFKPDVPPFRLTTLDQRERLFGHAGADAMLVFDFDAALAATSAEDFIAEILADRFGAAGVVTGTDFTFGRGRGGNAQVLRDVGASHGILAEAVAPVLLNGEPVSSSRIRDALANADMATATHLLTRPFAIEGVVEHGDSRGRQLGYPTANMSLGPYQRPAYGIYAVRARLDDGSEHAGVASLGVRPTFAPPTELLETFIFDWSGNLYGRTVEIDLIAFIRPEAKFESAESLVEQMRDDEAQARAILGE, encoded by the coding sequence ATGCAGCGGCTGACCTCTTCCCAACCGATACCACAAGCCCTTCGCGGAAGCATCCTCGCGCTCGGCAATTTCGACGGCTTTCACCTCGGCCACCAAGCGGTGGTCAACCGCGCGATCGCCCGCGGCTTCCACGAGCGGCGGCCGGTCGTTGTCGCAACTTTCGACCCCCACCCCGTCCGCTTCTTCAAGCCGGACGTCCCACCCTTTCGACTGACGACGCTGGACCAGCGCGAGCGCCTGTTCGGCCACGCCGGGGCCGACGCGATGCTGGTGTTCGACTTCGACGCCGCCCTTGCCGCCACCAGCGCGGAAGACTTTATCGCCGAAATCCTGGCCGATCGGTTCGGCGCCGCCGGCGTCGTCACCGGCACCGATTTCACCTTCGGGCGCGGGCGCGGCGGCAATGCGCAGGTGCTGCGCGACGTCGGCGCCAGCCACGGCATCCTCGCCGAGGCCGTCGCGCCGGTGCTGCTCAACGGCGAGCCCGTTTCATCGAGCCGGATCCGCGACGCGCTTGCGAATGCCGACATGGCCACCGCCACGCACTTGCTGACCCGCCCGTTCGCCATCGAGGGCGTGGTCGAACATGGCGACTCGCGCGGCCGCCAACTCGGCTATCCGACCGCCAATATGTCGCTCGGCCCCTACCAGCGCCCGGCCTACGGCATCTACGCGGTGCGCGCGCGGCTCGACGACGGCAGCGAACATGCGGGCGTCGCCAGCCTGGGTGTCCGCCCGACCTTCGCGCCGCCGACGGAACTACTCGAAACCTTCATCTTCGACTGGAGCGGCAACCTGTACGGCCGGACGGTCGAGATCGACCTAATTGCGTTCATCCGTCCGGAAGCTAAGTTCGAAAGCGCCGAATCCTTGGTCGAGCAAATGCGTGACGATGAAGCGCAGGCGCGAGCAATCCTGGGGGAATAA